From the genome of Roseiconus lacunae, one region includes:
- a CDS encoding TolC family protein, protein MSRKIQLITAGLVLGSIASVCSAQSPTTDSIRIESNQVNPPQNAMPQDLRGRVGEDFTEPPPVPPVPQSLTEETFTSGEAPLTIEAIESFACSRNPTLTQAQAQTQGELGKAIQAGLVPNPTLRYVGEQAGLEGTAGEWQGVEFSQRIVTAKKLQLSRAKFLQMTRASQWRALEQEYQVLNDVRMSFWMTLGQQQLVSIHNEILKNSEDAVVTARELYNEGQATRAQLHEANVMLQKARLDLLMIRNQLHAKWYEMASLAGLRMQPTPLDGSLEGELSLIDFDQALNRLTTESPQILGARAKLQADEIKVRRETVEPIPDLVVTYGYGRNFEAGQNTHNTGVSLEVPLYDWNQGTIRQAEADVMRQRGEIERIEFSLQRQLAQAYQNYLTALQNVRSYQEVILPESQRAYEVLLDAYKENRVDWPAVLQSQRNLYQEQTNYVQHLVAWRSQETLITGFLLQGGLTPPTGPTPPGHISATPKPR, encoded by the coding sequence ATGTCACGAAAGATTCAGCTCATCACCGCCGGCTTGGTCCTGGGATCGATTGCGAGTGTTTGCTCTGCACAGTCCCCCACAACCGACTCGATTCGAATCGAATCGAACCAGGTCAATCCACCGCAGAATGCCATGCCTCAAGATCTGCGAGGACGAGTCGGCGAGGACTTCACCGAGCCGCCGCCGGTTCCGCCCGTACCGCAGTCTCTGACCGAGGAGACGTTCACATCGGGCGAGGCGCCGTTGACCATCGAGGCGATCGAGTCCTTCGCTTGCAGCCGCAACCCGACATTGACACAGGCTCAAGCACAGACTCAGGGCGAGCTTGGCAAAGCGATTCAAGCAGGGCTCGTGCCGAATCCGACGCTTCGTTACGTCGGCGAGCAAGCGGGACTCGAAGGCACGGCCGGTGAATGGCAGGGCGTCGAGTTTTCGCAACGCATTGTTACGGCCAAAAAGCTGCAACTCAGCCGAGCTAAGTTTCTGCAGATGACCCGGGCGTCCCAGTGGCGAGCGCTCGAACAAGAGTACCAGGTGCTGAACGATGTTCGAATGAGTTTCTGGATGACGCTCGGGCAGCAACAGCTGGTCTCGATTCACAACGAGATTCTAAAGAACTCCGAAGATGCCGTTGTGACGGCACGCGAGCTTTACAACGAAGGTCAAGCGACTCGGGCACAATTGCACGAAGCGAATGTGATGCTGCAAAAGGCTCGACTTGATCTACTCATGATCCGGAACCAGCTGCACGCAAAATGGTACGAGATGGCGTCGCTGGCTGGCCTTCGAATGCAGCCCACGCCACTGGATGGTTCACTCGAAGGTGAGCTTTCGCTCATAGATTTCGATCAGGCTTTGAATCGATTGACCACCGAGAGTCCGCAGATACTCGGAGCCCGAGCTAAGCTCCAAGCGGACGAGATCAAAGTCAGACGAGAAACCGTTGAGCCGATTCCCGATCTCGTTGTAACTTACGGTTACGGTCGCAACTTTGAGGCGGGGCAAAACACGCATAACACCGGCGTGTCGCTGGAAGTCCCACTGTACGATTGGAATCAAGGTACGATCCGGCAAGCGGAAGCCGACGTGATGCGGCAGCGTGGCGAAATCGAACGGATTGAGTTTTCGCTTCAACGACAACTTGCCCAGGCGTATCAAAATTATCTGACGGCTTTGCAGAACGTCCGGAGTTATCAAGAAGTGATTTTGCCGGAATCACAGAGAGCCTATGAAGTCCTGCTTGATGCGTACAAGGAAAATCGTGTCGACTGGCCAGCCGTTTTGCAGAGTCAACGCAATCTCTATCAAGAGCAGACCAACTATGTGCAACATCTAGTCGCATGGCGCAGCCAAGAGACACTGATCACCGGGTTCTTATTGCAAGGTGGACTGACGCCTCCAACCGGCCCAACGCCACCGGGGCACATTTCGGCAACGCCGAAGCCGCGATAG
- a CDS encoding metal-sensitive transcriptional regulator, whose protein sequence is MLSDDEKRRIHHRLRRIVGQVEAIDRMVGEDTPCIEVVMQVSAATGALAKVARLILEDHLKHSLASASNSKSESERQAILDELIDLIEKYSQT, encoded by the coding sequence ATGCTCAGTGACGACGAGAAACGGCGAATCCACCACCGTTTGCGGCGAATTGTCGGTCAAGTTGAGGCGATTGATCGAATGGTCGGAGAGGACACGCCATGCATTGAGGTCGTGATGCAGGTCAGTGCGGCAACCGGCGCCCTAGCGAAAGTAGCCCGGTTGATTCTGGAAGATCACCTGAAACACAGCCTGGCTTCCGCTTCCAACTCCAAGAGTGAATCGGAACGCCAAGCGATTCTCGATGAATTGATCGACCTTATCGAGAAGTACTCGCAAACGTAG
- a CDS encoding copper oxidase produces the protein MTNPEDRRRFLKTSSLAAAGLSSGLLSNSATGQQPTLPNDSDAPPPVANPGAAASVPNDSNVAAEIDGFSRFKPSRGNDPDSDYYLGKLMPGFRPVSAGPAPFVAPDLEKLPWKMVDGAKEFHLVSMPVEREFLPGYKMNVFGFNDSMPGPTIEVNQGDRVRIIVTNELPEDTFVHWHGFELPIQYDGAATLTQNPIKPGKSMVYEFDVHEEGTFFYHSHVAMQEAFGQVGWFIVHPKKVFDPPVDRDFGLIFQNFHIAPTQTVSDSWAMDWNWHTINGRSGPYTTPLVCKHGERVRVRLMNFAPMQHHPIHLHGHTYWETGHEGTRSPKSTWVPRNVSLVGVAQATNFEFIANNPGDWIFHCHMVHHMMNHMVRQVGPRVRQNVSVDRYLANTDTRPAVDFSRESEGWDVPGYPQKMQGMEKDQQMMKAIWSRKETRGMRANYPMAVKGLMTVMRVLPDDLFKLVMESDKPVEKGVVFAEIVRRFGDPERYEAAPKMMDMG, from the coding sequence ATGACGAACCCAGAAGATCGCCGACGTTTTTTGAAGACAAGCTCGCTTGCTGCCGCTGGACTTTCCAGTGGCCTGTTGTCGAACTCCGCCACGGGACAGCAGCCAACGCTTCCGAATGATTCGGATGCTCCGCCTCCGGTAGCCAATCCGGGAGCTGCGGCGAGCGTACCAAACGACTCAAACGTCGCCGCCGAGATCGATGGATTCAGCCGGTTCAAGCCGTCAAGGGGAAACGATCCGGACTCGGACTACTATCTCGGCAAACTGATGCCCGGCTTCCGCCCCGTTTCCGCTGGACCAGCCCCGTTTGTAGCACCCGATCTGGAAAAGTTGCCTTGGAAGATGGTCGATGGGGCGAAGGAATTTCATTTGGTCTCGATGCCTGTCGAGCGAGAATTCCTTCCCGGCTACAAGATGAATGTTTTTGGTTTCAACGACAGCATGCCTGGACCGACCATCGAGGTAAACCAGGGTGATCGAGTTCGCATCATCGTGACCAACGAATTGCCCGAAGACACGTTCGTGCATTGGCACGGATTCGAGTTGCCGATTCAGTATGACGGAGCGGCCACGCTGACTCAGAATCCGATCAAGCCCGGCAAATCGATGGTTTACGAGTTCGACGTGCATGAAGAAGGCACCTTCTTCTATCACTCGCACGTCGCGATGCAAGAAGCTTTCGGTCAGGTGGGTTGGTTCATTGTGCACCCAAAGAAGGTATTTGATCCTCCGGTCGACCGTGACTTTGGTTTGATCTTTCAGAACTTCCACATCGCGCCGACACAGACCGTATCCGATTCTTGGGCGATGGATTGGAACTGGCACACGATCAACGGCCGAAGCGGTCCGTACACAACGCCGCTCGTGTGCAAGCATGGTGAGAGAGTACGAGTACGTCTGATGAACTTTGCGCCGATGCAGCACCATCCGATTCACTTGCACGGTCACACCTACTGGGAAACCGGACACGAAGGTACCCGCTCGCCGAAAAGTACCTGGGTCCCTCGCAATGTATCCCTCGTGGGTGTTGCGCAAGCGACCAACTTTGAATTCATCGCCAATAATCCTGGCGACTGGATTTTTCATTGCCACATGGTTCACCACATGATGAACCACATGGTTCGGCAGGTCGGTCCACGCGTTCGTCAGAATGTTTCTGTCGACCGTTATCTTGCCAACACCGATACGCGACCGGCGGTCGATTTCAGTCGAGAAAGTGAAGGATGGGACGTCCCGGGATATCCACAGAAGATGCAGGGGATGGAAAAGGATCAGCAGATGATGAAGGCGATTTGGTCCCGTAAGGAAACGCGTGGGATGCGCGCCAACTACCCGATGGCGGTGAAAGGACTGATGACCGTGATGCGCGTGCTGCCGGACGACTTATTCAAACTGGTCATGGAGAGTGACAAGCCCGTCGAAAAGGGGGTGGTTTTCGCAGAAATCGTGCGGCGGTTCGGTGATCCAGAACGCTACGAGGCGGCTCCGAAGATGATGGACATGGGCTAG
- a CDS encoding heavy metal translocating P-type ATPase has protein sequence MTSVDETAVDPVCGMTVETNESISRHHEGDDYFFCSQGCAAKFDTDPAGVIAKRAQQNAAHPEQAKNHSCCSNHEHGGSKSANAAVESQPGTIYTCPMHPEIEQVGPGACPICGMDLEPKFASAEDEGDQEQYADMKRRFWGGVALSIPLLILAMGPMVGLDVTKLIPTPYFGWLQFALATPVVFWCGWPLLVRGVKSFQNFNLNMFSLIAVGSLAAFLFSVVVVVAPGLIPEAFYENGVPPLYFEAAAVIITLVLLGQVLELRARQQTGGAIRELMQLAPEIAHRITQSGDEEDIALAEVKHGDRLRIRPGEKVPVDSVVIGGSSTVDESMLTGEPIPVDKSEGDEVTGGTINQSGALEVEATSVGGETVLSRIVQMVADAQRSRAPIQKLVDVVARYFVPAVIVCSIFAFIGWSIWGPEPRLAHAFVAAVAVLIIACPCALGLATPMSVMVGVGRGARDGVLIKNAEVLEVMEKVDTVVVDKTGTLTEGRPEVTWIEPAPDWSREGLLAIAAAVENQSEHPLASAIVRKAKADKIDIQHANQFDAMTGIGVSAQVESRAVLIGSAKLLTDQSIEADQGLIDAANERQAGGATVVFVAVDQQFAGAIGISDPIKESTPAALGTLQDLGLKVIMLTGDAEPTARAVAKELGVDEFHAGVSPQDKHDFVKKLKDQGKSVAMAGDGINDAPALAAADVGIAMGTGTGVAIESAGVTLVGGDLRGIAAAAVLSRKTMSNIRQNLFFAFIYNALGIPIAAGLLYPLFGVLLSPMIAAAAMSFSSVSVIGNALRLKGASLSHS, from the coding sequence ATGACTTCCGTCGATGAAACTGCGGTCGACCCCGTTTGCGGGATGACCGTCGAAACAAATGAGAGTATCAGCCGTCACCATGAAGGTGATGACTACTTTTTTTGCAGCCAAGGGTGCGCGGCGAAATTTGATACCGACCCTGCCGGTGTAATCGCGAAGCGAGCTCAGCAAAATGCTGCTCATCCGGAGCAAGCGAAAAACCATAGTTGCTGTTCAAATCACGAACACGGTGGATCGAAATCCGCCAATGCTGCCGTTGAATCTCAACCAGGAACGATTTACACCTGTCCGATGCATCCGGAGATCGAACAGGTGGGGCCGGGGGCTTGTCCAATTTGTGGCATGGACTTGGAACCGAAGTTTGCTTCTGCGGAGGACGAAGGCGATCAGGAACAATACGCCGATATGAAGCGACGTTTCTGGGGCGGCGTTGCTTTGTCGATTCCGTTGCTGATTCTGGCAATGGGACCAATGGTTGGGTTAGATGTCACGAAACTCATCCCGACGCCGTACTTTGGATGGTTACAATTCGCACTGGCGACACCGGTTGTCTTTTGGTGTGGATGGCCACTGTTGGTTCGAGGTGTGAAGTCGTTTCAAAATTTTAATCTCAACATGTTTTCGCTGATTGCCGTTGGTAGCTTGGCGGCATTCCTATTCAGCGTTGTGGTCGTGGTTGCCCCAGGATTGATCCCTGAGGCTTTCTACGAGAACGGAGTTCCGCCCCTCTATTTCGAAGCCGCTGCGGTGATCATCACATTGGTGCTACTGGGGCAGGTCCTAGAACTTCGAGCTAGGCAGCAAACAGGTGGAGCAATTCGCGAGCTCATGCAGCTTGCTCCGGAGATCGCTCACCGTATCACGCAATCCGGTGACGAGGAGGATATTGCGCTCGCCGAGGTCAAACATGGAGATCGACTACGGATCCGCCCCGGTGAAAAAGTACCGGTCGATTCGGTCGTAATCGGTGGCAGTTCCACCGTCGACGAATCGATGCTGACCGGTGAACCGATCCCGGTTGACAAATCCGAAGGCGATGAGGTCACTGGTGGCACCATCAACCAAAGTGGTGCACTCGAAGTCGAAGCAACGAGCGTGGGCGGAGAAACCGTACTTAGTCGCATCGTCCAGATGGTAGCCGATGCGCAGCGAAGTCGAGCTCCGATTCAAAAACTGGTCGACGTGGTTGCGCGATATTTCGTGCCCGCTGTCATCGTCTGTTCTATCTTTGCGTTCATTGGGTGGTCGATCTGGGGACCGGAACCTCGCCTGGCTCATGCGTTTGTTGCAGCCGTCGCAGTCTTGATCATCGCCTGTCCATGTGCTCTTGGGCTTGCCACTCCCATGTCAGTGATGGTTGGCGTCGGACGAGGTGCCCGCGATGGTGTACTGATCAAGAACGCGGAAGTTTTGGAGGTCATGGAGAAAGTCGATACGGTTGTCGTCGACAAGACGGGGACACTGACAGAAGGTCGGCCGGAGGTAACCTGGATTGAGCCAGCACCTGATTGGTCCAGGGAAGGGTTGCTTGCCATCGCTGCGGCGGTGGAAAACCAAAGCGAACACCCTTTGGCGAGTGCGATCGTACGCAAAGCCAAGGCGGACAAGATCGATATTCAGCATGCAAATCAATTCGATGCAATGACTGGGATTGGCGTGTCCGCTCAGGTCGAAAGCCGAGCGGTTTTAATCGGAAGTGCGAAGCTCTTAACTGACCAGTCCATCGAAGCGGATCAGGGTTTGATCGACGCTGCGAACGAGAGGCAGGCTGGTGGAGCAACGGTCGTGTTTGTCGCCGTCGATCAACAGTTCGCCGGCGCGATCGGCATTTCTGACCCGATTAAAGAGAGCACTCCTGCTGCGCTCGGAACGCTGCAAGACTTGGGATTGAAAGTCATCATGCTAACCGGTGACGCTGAACCCACCGCACGTGCAGTCGCAAAGGAACTCGGTGTCGACGAATTCCACGCGGGTGTTTCCCCGCAGGACAAACACGATTTCGTGAAGAAGCTCAAAGACCAAGGTAAGTCGGTCGCGATGGCCGGAGATGGAATCAACGACGCACCAGCACTCGCGGCAGCCGATGTCGGGATTGCGATGGGGACGGGTACCGGAGTCGCGATAGAGTCCGCAGGCGTGACGCTGGTCGGGGGAGACTTACGCGGAATCGCTGCTGCGGCGGTGCTAAGCCGAAAGACGATGAGCAACATCCGGCAAAACCTGTTCTTTGCGTTTATCTACAATGCGCTGGGAATACCGATCGCTGCCGGATTGCTATATCCACTCTTCGGTGTCCTCCTCAGTCCAATGATTGCTGCCGCAGCAATGAGTTTTAGCAGTGTTTCCGTTATTGGAAATGCGTTAAGACTCAAAGGAGCTAGCTTGAGCCATTCGTGA
- a CDS encoding four-helix bundle copper-binding protein, translating to MASSTISKQDCLSNCQECQTTLASMLTGTCLEKGGSHVEQNHVKLMLDCMAACAACIDFMSRNSDFHQSYCQACAEICKACGDSCEEVGGMDDCVKCCRKCEESCTAMAA from the coding sequence ATGGCCAGTTCAACGATCTCGAAGCAAGATTGCCTATCCAACTGTCAAGAATGTCAGACCACTTTGGCATCCATGCTGACCGGTACTTGTCTGGAGAAGGGTGGTTCCCATGTCGAGCAAAATCACGTCAAGCTGATGCTCGACTGCATGGCTGCGTGTGCCGCCTGCATCGACTTCATGAGCCGTAACAGCGATTTTCACCAAAGCTACTGCCAAGCTTGCGCGGAAATCTGCAAGGCGTGCGGTGACAGCTGCGAAGAAGTTGGCGGGATGGATGATTGCGTGAAGTGCTGCCGCAAGTGCGAAGAAAGTTGCACAGCCATGGCGGCGTAG
- a CDS encoding histone deacetylase family protein: MTLLYYDSIFQEHETGDHPESGWRILAVVRHLQFLGLDSSCERPAWDPATIDELCYVHTREYVESIRQFAAEGGGNLDDDTVVSEKSFEVARKAVGAVGDAVRRVVAGRASNAFCLVRPPGHHAMPDRAMGFCLFNNVAIAARIATHELALRRVLIIDIDVHHGNGTQAIFWEDADVGYFSIHRASFYPGTGASDEIGAGKGLGTTFNLPIEFGTSRESLVRTFEIGISQFAEHIRPQLVLVSAGFDAHKADTNGSLGLESEDYKRLTRCLLEIAQRHCDGKLVSVLEGGYNRYSLTESVDYHLHELLDAS; encoded by the coding sequence ATGACGTTGCTTTACTACGATTCGATTTTCCAGGAACACGAGACCGGTGATCATCCTGAGAGCGGTTGGAGAATTCTTGCCGTCGTTCGCCATCTGCAGTTTTTAGGGCTCGATTCCAGCTGTGAACGGCCAGCCTGGGATCCGGCGACAATCGACGAGCTGTGCTACGTCCACACGCGTGAGTATGTTGAATCGATCCGGCAATTCGCTGCCGAGGGTGGCGGCAACCTTGATGATGACACGGTGGTCAGTGAAAAGTCGTTTGAAGTCGCTCGAAAGGCGGTTGGTGCCGTTGGCGACGCGGTCCGTCGTGTCGTCGCTGGGAGAGCAAGTAACGCGTTCTGTTTGGTCCGGCCTCCAGGGCATCACGCGATGCCCGATCGTGCGATGGGGTTCTGCCTGTTTAACAACGTTGCAATCGCCGCTCGAATCGCAACACACGAGCTGGCTCTTCGACGCGTTTTAATCATCGACATTGACGTTCATCACGGAAACGGGACTCAAGCAATTTTTTGGGAAGATGCCGATGTCGGGTATTTTTCCATCCATCGAGCGTCATTCTACCCCGGCACCGGAGCATCCGATGAAATCGGTGCTGGCAAAGGCCTCGGAACGACGTTCAACTTGCCGATCGAGTTTGGGACATCGCGCGAGAGTTTAGTGCGAACCTTTGAAATCGGAATAAGCCAATTCGCGGAGCACATTCGTCCCCAATTGGTCCTTGTCAGCGCCGGTTTCGACGCACACAAGGCGGACACGAATGGTTCATTGGGACTTGAGAGCGAAGATTACAAGCGCTTGACTCGCTGTTTATTAGAGATCGCTCAACGACACTGCGATGGCAAGCTTGTGAGTGTGTTGGAAGGTGGTTACAACCGATATTCGCTCACCGAATCGGTCGATTATCACCTGCACGAGTTGTTGGATGCAAGTTAA
- a CDS encoding bifunctional acetate--CoA ligase family protein/GNAT family N-acetyltransferase — protein sequence MPVRNLEKIFAAKSVAVIGASDRPLSVGQTVLQNLVEGGYRGTVFPVNPNHQELQGLPCFSSVEQLPIVADLAIICTPAKTVPHIVRQCGEAGILGLVILSAGFREVSKEGGALEQKVLSIAKKFRGMRIIGPNCLGFMTPHLSLNASFASDLPLEGHVAFISQSGALCTAVLDWAMQENVGFSHFVSIGNMLDVGIADLIDYFALDNRTESIILYVESIDEARRFMSAARAFTRTKPIIAYKAGRFAESAQAAASHTGAMAGVDSVYEAAMARAGIVRVFEVDDLFNCAELLARQTPPSGPRLAIITNAGGPGVMATDALLERHGVLADLSHHTFETLNNQLPAAWSHGNPVDVLGDAPPSRFEAAVKTVLTDPGVDGVLVVLSPQAMTDPTGAARAVIKATQKSGKPVLAAWMGGRKVRAGIELLNQAGVATYSTPEKCVRAFMHLVTFARNREMLYETPREIPIEFSLDRDRLRDVSTSILNEGGNVLSEVASKALLEAYEIPVTPTLIATSSEDAVGHAVHVGYPVALKIFSPDITHKSDVGGVELNLATSEDVIAAFNRILSRAKRCRPGARIDGVTVQPMVVEPNGRELIVGAKRDPVFGTVLLVGAGGTNAELFHDRALELPPLSENLARRMLESLQSWPLLRENRGRPAVDLDQLIKVLMRLSYLVADCPKIAELDVNPLLATPDGVVALDARIVLDEHTTIDSTRPYSHLAIRPYPHEYIRTAVLNDGTTVRFRPIKPEDEKLWCDFVGNCSPESLHLRFRYMFKATTHEMASRFCFIDYDREIAVVAETEHQGKRKLIGIGRLVADVDHREAEYAVLVADQWQSLGIGSQLTDYCLQLCEEWGVESIIAEMAPGNRKMIRMFEHRGFQIDRMFGNDVVIARRNVIAQEPIAPVTTVDRLD from the coding sequence ATGCCGGTTCGGAACCTTGAAAAAATCTTTGCCGCAAAGAGTGTCGCCGTCATTGGCGCCAGCGATCGTCCGCTGAGTGTTGGCCAAACGGTGCTCCAAAACCTAGTCGAAGGCGGTTATCGCGGAACGGTATTTCCTGTCAATCCAAATCATCAAGAGCTTCAGGGACTACCGTGTTTTTCATCGGTCGAACAACTGCCGATCGTAGCCGACTTGGCAATCATCTGCACGCCGGCGAAAACGGTACCTCACATCGTCCGTCAATGCGGCGAAGCTGGCATCCTTGGCCTTGTGATCCTCTCTGCCGGATTTCGTGAAGTTTCCAAAGAAGGCGGGGCGTTGGAACAAAAGGTTTTATCCATCGCAAAGAAGTTTCGGGGCATGCGTATCATCGGGCCGAATTGTCTAGGCTTCATGACGCCGCATTTATCGCTCAATGCAAGCTTCGCCAGCGATTTACCGTTGGAGGGTCACGTTGCGTTCATTTCACAGTCAGGCGCGCTTTGCACCGCCGTTCTTGACTGGGCAATGCAAGAGAATGTTGGCTTCTCGCACTTTGTCTCGATCGGCAACATGCTCGATGTGGGGATCGCTGACCTGATCGACTACTTTGCTTTGGACAATCGTACCGAGTCGATCATTTTGTATGTCGAATCAATCGACGAAGCTCGCCGGTTCATGTCCGCGGCCCGAGCTTTTACGCGTACTAAACCCATCATCGCGTACAAAGCGGGCCGATTCGCCGAATCCGCCCAAGCAGCGGCATCGCACACCGGCGCGATGGCGGGCGTCGACAGTGTTTACGAGGCGGCGATGGCACGCGCCGGAATTGTTCGAGTGTTCGAAGTGGACGACTTGTTCAATTGTGCGGAGTTGCTCGCCCGACAAACGCCTCCGTCCGGCCCACGACTAGCAATCATCACCAATGCCGGTGGCCCCGGAGTGATGGCTACCGATGCACTGCTTGAACGGCACGGTGTACTCGCGGACTTATCTCACCATACCTTCGAAACGCTCAACAACCAGTTGCCTGCCGCATGGTCCCACGGCAACCCGGTCGACGTTTTGGGCGATGCCCCGCCTTCTCGGTTCGAGGCCGCCGTTAAAACGGTACTGACCGATCCGGGAGTCGATGGCGTTCTGGTCGTGCTTTCTCCTCAAGCGATGACGGACCCGACCGGCGCCGCCAGAGCGGTGATCAAAGCCACTCAAAAATCGGGCAAACCAGTTTTAGCGGCGTGGATGGGAGGTAGAAAAGTTCGAGCGGGAATCGAGCTTCTCAACCAAGCTGGCGTTGCCACCTACTCGACTCCCGAAAAATGTGTGCGAGCCTTCATGCACCTCGTTACATTTGCTCGAAACCGGGAAATGCTTTATGAGACCCCGCGAGAAATTCCGATCGAGTTTTCACTTGATCGTGATCGATTACGCGACGTATCCACTTCGATCCTAAACGAAGGCGGAAACGTTCTCAGCGAAGTGGCTTCGAAGGCACTCTTGGAGGCTTACGAAATCCCAGTTACGCCAACGCTGATTGCGACGTCATCTGAGGATGCCGTTGGCCACGCCGTGCATGTCGGCTATCCGGTCGCCCTCAAGATCTTCTCACCCGACATCACTCATAAGTCAGACGTCGGCGGAGTAGAACTAAATCTGGCAACGTCCGAAGATGTCATAGCAGCCTTCAATCGAATTCTTAGTCGTGCCAAACGTTGTCGACCGGGCGCTAGAATCGACGGTGTCACGGTGCAACCGATGGTGGTCGAACCCAACGGACGTGAACTAATCGTGGGTGCGAAACGCGATCCGGTTTTCGGGACCGTGCTCCTGGTCGGTGCCGGCGGAACGAATGCCGAGTTATTCCATGATCGCGCACTCGAACTGCCTCCGTTAAGCGAAAACCTTGCCCGACGGATGCTAGAATCACTTCAATCGTGGCCGCTATTGCGAGAGAACCGCGGTCGGCCGGCCGTCGATTTGGATCAACTCATCAAAGTCCTAATGCGACTATCCTATTTGGTTGCCGACTGCCCCAAGATCGCCGAATTGGATGTCAACCCGCTATTGGCAACCCCCGACGGCGTCGTCGCTCTTGATGCGAGAATTGTCCTCGACGAACACACAACCATCGATTCAACACGCCCGTACTCGCATCTCGCAATCCGCCCATACCCACACGAATACATTCGCACAGCCGTTCTGAACGATGGAACGACGGTTCGGTTTCGCCCCATCAAACCTGAAGACGAAAAATTGTGGTGTGACTTTGTCGGCAATTGCTCGCCCGAATCTTTGCACTTGAGGTTCCGCTACATGTTCAAGGCGACGACTCACGAAATGGCGTCAAGATTCTGTTTCATTGACTACGATCGTGAAATCGCAGTCGTTGCCGAAACCGAACACCAAGGAAAACGCAAACTGATTGGAATTGGCCGCTTGGTCGCAGACGTTGATCATCGCGAGGCGGAGTACGCTGTCTTGGTTGCCGATCAATGGCAAAGCTTGGGGATCGGATCACAGTTGACCGACTACTGTTTGCAACTATGTGAAGAATGGGGAGTCGAGTCGATCATCGCCGAAATGGCCCCGGGAAACCGAAAAATGATCCGGATGTTCGAACATCGTGGATTTCAAATCGATCGAATGTTTGGCAATGATGTGGTCATCGCACGAAGGAATGTGATAGCCCAAGAACCAATTGCACCAGTGACAACCGTCGATCGCCTCGATTGA